One Archangium lipolyticum genomic region harbors:
- a CDS encoding RICIN domain-containing protein, producing MAAGESVQIWVTTTSGSSLSKRLSAEPTRNFGPESNTSTVIDVNPATTYQTIDGFGGALTDSSAWLIYNSPQRNSIMNELFSVGAGAGYNMIRLPMGASDFARNNYSYDDTCCDLNDFSVGHDTAYIIPLLQQARQLNPEVKVLAVPWSAPGWMKFNNSFTGGGYLRNDLYGMYANYFVRFVQAYNSYGVPIHAISMQNEPHNANGTYATMQMESSDQSNFAAQNLRPALNNAGFGSVKIIAWDHNWHDGGGPAGFPHEVMSHNNGQARSAVAGVAYHCYESPQDAYGVQTDFHNAFPDKEIHFTECTGGRWATNQAANLEWELQHNVFGPLRNWARSSLYWNIALDPNNGPYVGGCVDCRGMITVNNGNGTYTKNEDYYVWAQLAKVVRSGAVRIASTFQADGGIQTVAFKNPDGSLALVALNTNDTSTITFKVRWSGQSFDYTLPPRSVASFKWGGSGGGTPTAYRIVNKATGRCVDIAGPSTADGANIHQWACHTGASQQWSMEPTDSGYYRFVSRYSGKVLDVAGPSTADGANIHQWTSFNATNQQFKPVSLGNGYYRLEARHSGKVIDVTNCTSSGDGANIQQWTWSNNDCQQFRLEQL from the coding sequence ATGGCCGCCGGAGAGTCCGTGCAGATCTGGGTGACGACCACCTCGGGCAGCTCGCTCTCCAAGAGGCTCAGCGCCGAGCCCACCCGGAACTTCGGTCCGGAGAGCAACACCTCCACGGTGATCGACGTCAACCCCGCGACCACCTATCAGACCATCGATGGCTTCGGTGGCGCGCTCACCGACTCGTCCGCGTGGCTCATCTACAACTCGCCCCAGCGCAACAGCATCATGAACGAGCTGTTCAGCGTGGGCGCGGGCGCCGGGTACAACATGATCCGGCTGCCCATGGGCGCCTCCGACTTCGCGAGGAACAACTACTCCTACGACGACACCTGCTGCGATCTGAATGACTTCTCGGTGGGCCACGACACGGCCTACATCATCCCGCTCCTGCAGCAGGCGCGGCAGCTCAACCCCGAGGTCAAGGTCCTGGCCGTGCCGTGGAGCGCTCCGGGCTGGATGAAGTTCAACAACTCCTTCACGGGGGGCGGGTACCTGCGCAACGACCTCTATGGCATGTATGCCAATTATTTCGTGCGTTTCGTCCAGGCCTACAACAGCTACGGCGTGCCCATCCACGCCATCAGCATGCAGAACGAGCCGCACAACGCCAACGGCACCTATGCGACGATGCAGATGGAGTCGAGCGATCAGTCGAACTTCGCGGCCCAGAACCTCCGGCCCGCGCTGAACAACGCCGGGTTCGGCTCGGTGAAGATCATCGCCTGGGATCACAACTGGCACGACGGCGGCGGCCCCGCCGGTTTCCCTCACGAGGTGATGAGCCACAACAACGGCCAGGCGCGCTCGGCCGTGGCGGGTGTGGCCTATCACTGCTACGAGAGCCCCCAGGACGCCTACGGCGTCCAGACCGACTTCCACAACGCCTTTCCCGACAAGGAGATCCACTTCACCGAGTGCACCGGCGGACGCTGGGCGACGAACCAGGCCGCGAACCTGGAGTGGGAACTACAGCACAACGTCTTCGGCCCGCTGCGCAACTGGGCTCGCAGCTCGCTGTACTGGAACATCGCGTTGGATCCGAACAATGGCCCCTACGTGGGGGGCTGTGTCGACTGCCGTGGCATGATCACCGTGAACAACGGCAACGGCACCTACACCAAGAACGAGGACTACTACGTCTGGGCGCAGCTGGCGAAGGTGGTGCGCTCCGGCGCGGTGCGCATCGCCTCGACGTTCCAGGCCGACGGCGGCATCCAGACCGTGGCCTTCAAGAACCCGGATGGCTCGCTGGCGCTGGTCGCGCTGAATACCAACGACACCAGCACCATCACCTTCAAGGTGCGCTGGAGCGGCCAGTCCTTCGACTACACGCTGCCGCCGCGCTCGGTGGCCTCGTTCAAGTGGGGCGGCAGCGGTGGCGGCACCCCCACCGCCTACCGGATCGTGAACAAGGCCACGGGCAGGTGCGTGGATATCGCCGGGCCGAGCACCGCCGATGGCGCCAACATCCACCAGTGGGCCTGCCACACCGGCGCCAGCCAGCAGTGGTCGATGGAGCCCACCGACAGCGGCTACTACCGGTTCGTCTCGCGCTATAGCGGCAAGGTGCTCGACGTCGCCGGGCCGAGCACCGCCGATGGTGCCAACATCCACCAGTGGACGTCCTTCAACGCCACCAACCAGCAGTTCAAGCCCGTGTCGCTCGGCAATGGCTACTACCGGCTCGAGGCGCGCCACAGTGGCAAGGTGATCGACGTCACCAACTGCACGAGCAGCGGCGACGGGGCCAACATCCAGCAGTGGACCTGGTCCAACAACGACTGCCAGCAGTTCCGGCTCGAGCAGCTGTAG